The stretch of DNA AATATACAAGGAATTAGATAGGTGGCCGGGAGATAGGGATTCGAACCCCAGGAGGCTTTCACACCTCAACGGTTTTCAAGACCGCCGCTTTCGACCGCTCAGCCATCTCCCGAATTAAAGATTTGTGATTATAACCAACTTTGCTTAAAATTTACTATAATCTATAAAATTTACTCTGTTTTTTCTTTAATATATGTAGCTCCATCATTTATCTTTTCTTTGGTCCATTCTTTAGCATTATGAGTATCTTCTTTTACACCATGCCAAGTATTTGAACAACCAGCCACAAAAAATGCTATAAACACTGCTAAAAGTAAATTTCTCACTGTTATTCCTTCGAGTAGTTATTTTTGAAATTTGGAGGCGACACCCGGATTCGAACCGGGGATCAAAGCTTTGCAGGCTCATGCCTTACCACTTGGCCATGTCGCCATATCGTGGTGCCCGAGACCGGACTTGAACCGGTACGGTAAAAACTACCGAGGGATTTTAAGTCCCTTGCGTCTACCATTCCGCCACTCGGGCTAAGTTAATGGAGCGGGAAACGAGATTCGAACTCGCGACCCCAACCTTGGCAAGGTTGTGCTCTACCCCTGAGCTATTCCCGCGTTAAAGTTTGCAATATTATCCAAAAATTGCTTAAAATTTTATTTTACTAAAACGAATTTCAAAATATTGTAAGCCATAAAAAGATAAAATGCCAAAATCTATTTGGGGTTATAGCTCAGCTGGGAGAGCGCTTGAATGGCATTCAAGAGGTCGGCGGTTCGATCCCGCTTAACTCCACCATAAATCTAAATACATCTATCATTATTTATACCTTACTGCAAAAATAACTTTTTACCAAAAAAATAAGATACCAATATGTAAAAATTTAATGGGTAATTGATATTAAGACCCTTACCAACATTAGTAAAAGTTAATAACTAAAAAATAATTTTATAAATTTTTATCTTGCTTTAACAAAAAATAAAATAATATTCGCTATTAAAATTTAAAGGAAAAAAATGTTTTTAAAAAGAGGAAAAATTATTTTCAACATCCACCTAATAATCGGTCTAATCGCTGCTATACCGCTACTTATCATGACGCTTATGGCACCATTTGCCTCATATAGAAACGAGATAAAAGAAGCCATAAACGACAAATATATAAATTTAGCGGCAAGCGAGAAGCCAAATTTAAGTCTAAGTGAGATCCTCGCCAAGGCAAAAGACAAGATCAAATTTGACACGCTTGAAAACGTGCAAATCGGCGGCGAAAACAAAGCTTATAGCATCAGCGTTACTAAAGACAAAAAGCTCTTAAATTTCTTCATCGATCCCCGCACCGGCGAGGTGATCAGCGAAGACTGGGGCGAGAAAACTCGCATGATAATACTAAGCCTACATAGAAATTTAGGCCTTGCTCTGCTTGATAGCAAAGTCCCAGCCAACATCGGCAAGCAAATAGTCGCCATTAGCTCCATCATCATGGCGCTTCTTGCCATCAGCGGCCTCATCCTCTACGCACCAGCAATCAAGCGAAATTTACTAAATTCGCTAAAGATCAAAACAAACGCCAAGGGCTACGCCTGCTTTTACAACCTCCACACGAGCCTTGGCACCTACGTGGCGATCCTGCTTGTCGTGATGTCGCTAACTGGTCTTTACTGGTCTTATGGCTGGGTCAGAAACAGCGTAAATAGCATATTTTTCGAGCTAAAACCAAGCCAAGCGCAAAGGGTAATGCCTCAAAGAAATTTAATCCCAATAAGCGATGAGAAATTTAAAGAGATCGAGACTGCGGAGCAAATTTTTAAAGACAATGTCACACTAGAGCTAAAATCACTCACGATAAATGTGCCTGAAAACAACCAAAGCACCTACACCATAAACTACGAAACTAGCGAGAGCCAAGTGGGCAAACTAAAGCTTGACGCGAGCGCTGGTAAGATCAAAGAAAACAAGCTTGTTAGCAAGGCTGAAAGCATCCCAGAGGCAAAAAGGGCTGGCCGCAAGGTGCTTAGCCTGCACACTGGAGAGATGTTTGGCGAGATCGGTCAGATCGTCTTTGCCATCTCTTGCGTGATCGCCGTTTTACTAATAATAACTGGCTTTTTGATGACCATAAAAAGGGCAAAGCCATATAAATAAAAGTAAATTTTTACCTTGCTTTGGGTAAGATTTTAAGAAATTTTTACCACAAACAAGAGAGAAATTTATGAACAGAAAACGCATCTACAACCCAAGTTCAAATGAAAATTTGACCGACAGAAGAGTCTTTAACGGCAACCCACATGGGATTTTAAATTTCACCAAGGCAAAATACGAGTGGGCGTTAAAGCTCTGGGACCTCATGGAGGCAAATACCTGGTTTCCAAAAGAGGTCGATACCACAGACGACGTGCGCGACTACGCCTACAACCTCACAGAGGCTGAAAAACGTATGTACGACCTCGTCTGGAGCCAGCTCATCTCGATGGATAGCTTTCAGACAAACAACCTAGCAGATAACATCAACCCTTACATCACCGCACCAGAGATCAACGCCGTGCTAAGCCGCCAAGCCTACGAAGAGGCAAACCACAGTAAGTCTTACGCTGTCATGGTCGAGGCGATCTGTGATAATACCGACCTGATCTATGAGATGGAGAAGCACGACGATGTATTGCGTGAGAAAAATGACTACATCTCAAGCGTCTATGAGGAGCTTGCAGGCGAAGTGACTGATGAGAAGCTACTTCTTGCGATGGTGGCAAATCAAATTTTAGAGGGTATCTACTTTTACAGCGGCTTTACAGCGATCTACGCTCTAGCTCGCGCAGGCAAGATGCTAGGCTCAGCGCAGATGATCCGCTTTATCCAACGCGACGAGATCACGCACCTGCTTTTGTTTCAAAACATGATAAATTCAGTCCGCAAAGAGAGGCCTGACCTTTTCACGCCTGAGACTGAGGCGAAAATTTATGATATGTTTGAAAAAGCTGGAAATTTAGAGATAAAATGGGGCAAATATATCACCCAAAACCAAATAATGGGCTTTACAGACGACATCATCGAGCAGTACATCCACTATCTCATCGACCAACGCCTAGTTGCAATCGGTCTAAAACGCAAATATAACGTTGCTCACCCGATCAAATGGGTCGATGACTTTGCGAAATTTAACGACCAAAAGTCAAATTTCTTTGAAGCAAAGGTGACAAACTACAGTAAAGGAAGTATTAGCTTTGATGACTTTTAAAAATAGTATCTTAGCCCTCGCATGCGTGCTTTTTGTAGGGTGTGCTAGCAGTAGCAGCCAGAGGGCGATTGACATAACAAATAAGGATCTATTAAATAAGTTTTAACCCTTACATACTTGTCAAAACAGACGAAACCAAATATGCTATCATCTACCAAAGCATGCCAGCTGGCGATATCCGGCCAAGCCTTGCACCTATTGGATCGGCTCTTTTTGTCGATGTTTTAAAGCAGATAAATAGGGTATGTAACTTTAAATCCGCCGACCTAAAAGAGACTAGAGTGGTATATTTTGACGATAAAACCTCGTTTTCGTATGAAGTCTGGGTCTTTAACGACCCGCTTTCAGAGCGTGATAACAAGACTACGGCCATAACAGTTTTGCTAAAGCCAACGCCTGAAATTGGCGGGACGGATATGGATTTTAGAATTCCGGAAAATTGCCATGCGCCAAAGCAAACTATATTTGTATTTGGAAAATAAATGAGCGAAAATTTAAACCTGATAAGCCTAACTTTAAAGGCAAAAAGTGCTACCGAGCGGCTAGAAGAGCTTGCAAATTTAGTTGAAGCAGCACCTGAAAATTCACTCCTGCTTGCAAGCGAGCTTTGCATCAGCGGATATGACTTTGACGGCTTTTTTACTGGGGCGAACAAAGCGATGCTTGGTGGCATGATAGGTAGCTTTGATGCGATGCTGCTTGAACGCTTGCAAGAGGCACTTAGTCCAGATAAATTTCTTGGTTTTACGCACCTTACTAGCCTAAACAAAAGCGCAGGGCTCGCTCAAATTTCAAATCTAAATCCGCACCAACCAAAAATTTATAACGAATTTTTACTTCTTAACTCAAATAACGTCTTTCATTCGCAGTTTAAAGCCGAACTTTTTAGGCCAAATTTGGAGCATGAAATTTTTACTGCCGGCGATGTGGACGAGATAAATGCCTTTGATTTTAGAGGGCTAAAGCTTGGCGTGCTAATCTGTTTTGAACTACGCGATAGCACACTTTGGGCAAAGCTAAAAGGATGTGACATCATCATGGTACCAGCCATGTGGGGTAAGGCTAGAGAGGATGCTTATCTTAGCCTTTGCAAGGCTCTAGCTATCGCAAACAACTGCTACGTCATGATCTCAAGCTCGCTAGATCTTGAGATCACTGGGGTCTTTTTGCCAGATGGCATTCTAGAGCAAAGTGCGGTTTTTGACGCAAATTTGATCGCACAGATAAAGAAAAATTTAGGGCTTTTATAAATTTTAAGATAAGTTTTAAATCGTATAATAACGATTTAATTTTTATTTAGGATATAAATTTTGACCCAACTAGAAGCGATAAAATGCCAAAATTTAGCTAGCGATATAGCCGACGAGATCACGCTAAGTCCGCTTTTGTTCGATACGATAGCTACCACTGAGCGCGAAATTTTTGTACCAATCACTGCACATGCTTATAAACTTGACGCTCAGCCAATACTGGGCAATCAATGGATCAGCTCACCGCTAACCGTTGCAAAAATGACGATGGCACTAGAGTGCGAAAATACGGACAACATCCTAGAGATAGGCTGCGGTAGTGGCTATCAAGCAGCTATTTTAAGCAAACTTGCACATAGAATTTTTAGCGTCGAGCGAATAGAGAAACTAGCCATGGAGGCGAAAAAACGCTTCGAGGCACTAAAAATAAAAAACGTACATGTAAGATATGATGATGGCAACAATGGCTGGCGAAGCTACGCACCATTTGATCGTATCTTGCTCTCGGCAGCTGCTGATGAGATCTCGCCAAATTTATTTAAGCAGCTTAAAAATGGTGGAATTTTAGTAGCTCCAATGAAGAAGGATGGCAAGCAATTTATCGCTAAATTTAAAAAAGATAAAGATGGAAATCTAGAAAAAGAGTACTTGGATGAGTGCCTTTTTGTGCCACTTCTTGAAGGTAGAGAGTAGCCCAAAATAAGGCAAAGCCTAAGGCCTTACCTAAAGGTTAGAATTTATAAGTATAGCCTGTATAAATTCC from Campylobacter concisus encodes:
- a CDS encoding ribonucleotide-diphosphate reductase subunit beta, encoding MNRKRIYNPSSNENLTDRRVFNGNPHGILNFTKAKYEWALKLWDLMEANTWFPKEVDTTDDVRDYAYNLTEAEKRMYDLVWSQLISMDSFQTNNLADNINPYITAPEINAVLSRQAYEEANHSKSYAVMVEAICDNTDLIYEMEKHDDVLREKNDYISSVYEELAGEVTDEKLLLAMVANQILEGIYFYSGFTAIYALARAGKMLGSAQMIRFIQRDEITHLLLFQNMINSVRKERPDLFTPETEAKIYDMFEKAGNLEIKWGKYITQNQIMGFTDDIIEQYIHYLIDQRLVAIGLKRKYNVAHPIKWVDDFAKFNDQKSNFFEAKVTNYSKGSISFDDF
- a CDS encoding PepSY-associated TM helix domain-containing protein; this translates as MFLKRGKIIFNIHLIIGLIAAIPLLIMTLMAPFASYRNEIKEAINDKYINLAASEKPNLSLSEILAKAKDKIKFDTLENVQIGGENKAYSISVTKDKKLLNFFIDPRTGEVISEDWGEKTRMIILSLHRNLGLALLDSKVPANIGKQIVAISSIIMALLAISGLILYAPAIKRNLLNSLKIKTNAKGYACFYNLHTSLGTYVAILLVVMSLTGLYWSYGWVRNSVNSIFFELKPSQAQRVMPQRNLIPISDEKFKEIETAEQIFKDNVTLELKSLTINVPENNQSTYTINYETSESQVGKLKLDASAGKIKENKLVSKAESIPEAKRAGRKVLSLHTGEMFGEIGQIVFAISCVIAVLLIITGFLMTIKRAKPYK
- a CDS encoding carbon-nitrogen hydrolase family protein is translated as MSENLNLISLTLKAKSATERLEELANLVEAAPENSLLLASELCISGYDFDGFFTGANKAMLGGMIGSFDAMLLERLQEALSPDKFLGFTHLTSLNKSAGLAQISNLNPHQPKIYNEFLLLNSNNVFHSQFKAELFRPNLEHEIFTAGDVDEINAFDFRGLKLGVLICFELRDSTLWAKLKGCDIIMVPAMWGKAREDAYLSLCKALAIANNCYVMISSSLDLEITGVFLPDGILEQSAVFDANLIAQIKKNLGLL
- a CDS encoding protein-L-isoaspartate(D-aspartate) O-methyltransferase — its product is MTQLEAIKCQNLASDIADEITLSPLLFDTIATTEREIFVPITAHAYKLDAQPILGNQWISSPLTVAKMTMALECENTDNILEIGCGSGYQAAILSKLAHRIFSVERIEKLAMEAKKRFEALKIKNVHVRYDDGNNGWRSYAPFDRILLSAAADEISPNLFKQLKNGGILVAPMKKDGKQFIAKFKKDKDGNLEKEYLDECLFVPLLEGRE